A genome region from Methylohalobius crimeensis 10Ki includes the following:
- a CDS encoding chaperone modulator CbpM, translating into MREEKVLSGVVLDEHFRLTLVEICRVCEIQPETVIELVNEGVIEAEGLQPSEWRFDAAAFQRLRIALRLERDLGVNPVGAALVLDLLEELNRLPRSRF; encoded by the coding sequence ATGCGGGAGGAAAAGGTACTGTCCGGCGTGGTGCTGGACGAGCATTTCCGCCTGACGCTGGTGGAAATCTGCCGGGTTTGCGAAATCCAACCTGAAACGGTGATCGAACTGGTCAACGAAGGGGTGATCGAGGCGGAAGGACTCCAACCTTCCGAGTGGCGCTTCGACGCCGCCGCCTTTCAGCGACTCAGGATCGCGCTACGCTTGGAGCGGGATCTGGGAGTCAATCCCGTCGGCGCAGCTTTGGTGCTGGACCTTCTGGAAGAACTGAACCGGCTGCCGCGCAGCCGGTTCTGA
- a CDS encoding DnaJ C-terminal domain-containing protein, translating to MEFKDYYKTLGVSRDVGQDEIKRAYRKLARKYHPDVSKEPDAEAKFKEVAEAYEVLKDPEKRKAYDQVGRQWKPGQGFRPPPDWEEQFGFGKREHPRGGFGDFSEFFESLFGGGFRSHARSVRMRGEDLHAKVHIDLEDAYRGTTQTITLNIPETDADSGRIVEKPKRLHVKIPQGIQAGQKIRLTGQGAPGIGGGPAGDLYLEIHFKPHRLFQVEKKDLYLNLPITPWEAALGAKVAVPTLSGKVTLTIPAGSQTDKKLRLKGKGLPGTPPGDQIVVLKIHAPPADTGAQRRFYEEMAEKLPMNPRQGMGV from the coding sequence ATGGAATTCAAGGATTATTACAAAACCTTGGGCGTCTCCCGAGACGTCGGCCAGGATGAGATCAAGCGCGCCTATCGCAAGCTGGCGCGCAAGTATCATCCGGACGTGAGCAAGGAACCCGACGCCGAGGCGAAATTCAAGGAAGTCGCCGAGGCCTACGAGGTGCTCAAGGATCCCGAAAAACGCAAGGCCTACGATCAAGTGGGCCGCCAATGGAAACCTGGCCAGGGGTTTCGTCCACCGCCGGACTGGGAGGAACAATTCGGTTTCGGCAAAAGAGAACATCCCCGGGGCGGATTCGGGGATTTCAGCGAATTTTTCGAGTCCCTGTTCGGCGGCGGTTTCCGCTCCCATGCCCGCAGCGTTCGGATGCGGGGAGAGGATCTGCACGCCAAGGTGCATATCGACCTGGAGGATGCCTACCGCGGCACCACTCAAACCATCACCCTGAACATCCCCGAAACGGACGCCGATAGCGGCCGGATCGTGGAGAAGCCCAAGCGTCTGCACGTCAAAATCCCTCAAGGGATTCAAGCGGGGCAGAAAATCCGCCTGACCGGACAGGGTGCTCCCGGAATCGGCGGGGGACCGGCCGGCGACCTCTACCTGGAAATCCACTTCAAACCGCATCGTTTATTTCAGGTGGAAAAGAAAGACCTGTACTTGAATCTTCCCATCACCCCCTGGGAGGCGGCACTGGGCGCCAAGGTGGCGGTGCCGACGTTGTCCGGCAAGGTAACGCTGACCATTCCCGCGGGATCGCAAACCGACAAAAAACTTCGCCTCAAGGGCAAAGGACTGCCGGGAACGCCGCCGGGGGATCAAATCGTGGTGCTGAAGATTCACGCCCCGCCGGCAGATACCGGCGCCCAGCGACGCTTCTATGAGGAAATGGCCGAAAAGCTTCCGATGAACCCACGCCAGGGTATGGGAGTGTGA
- a CDS encoding methyl-accepting chemotaxis protein, with protein MNWNSVGMRLVWVVAGLLLLGAAGLLWAYAYQQHSTAIEAEVRKARNVLMIAESVRNEMATQWEVGTFTPEMLREFKTLPEAEARAKILSTVPVVMSWHVIQSRAEENGIELRTPRENPRNPKNVPDALEAEALQYFTRHPEATEYQVLDERTEALRYFRPVRLQQQCLICHGDPRNSQNLWGRNDGRDILGYPMDGKKAGDLHGAFEVISSMEETDSIIAANVFKGAGLIFMVVLIVAGGLFFATKRMVVDPLTVLGLRLQDFAQGEGDLTARLEVKGKNEFAWVAHSFNQFVKKLRKMMLTLKDSSQYLAQETENLNRLATVTEEGAASQRNELSHVAATMQQMAVAVQEIASSTTKAADASQSTDTEAKSGQEVVQTAIGKIDRLTSEVDKAAQVLKELEGDSDSIGEVLKIIGDIADQTNLLALNAAIEAARAGEQGRGFAVVAEEVRTLASRTQESTAEIQQTIERLRNRSRQAVEVITESKEQAHASREEAHSVNTVLENITGMIDEVKQMNAQIASAVEEQSMVGEEVNQNVARVNEGVESAYAKMEETRQAVTLLQEQAGKLAEIVGQFKT; from the coding sequence ATGAACTGGAATTCCGTGGGCATGCGTTTGGTATGGGTGGTGGCAGGCCTCCTGCTGCTGGGAGCGGCAGGGTTGCTTTGGGCTTATGCCTATCAGCAACATTCTACGGCGATCGAGGCCGAGGTGCGGAAGGCCAGAAATGTGCTCATGATCGCCGAATCGGTACGCAATGAAATGGCCACTCAATGGGAGGTGGGGACATTCACTCCCGAGATGTTGCGCGAGTTTAAGACCCTGCCGGAGGCCGAGGCGAGGGCGAAGATTCTATCCACGGTCCCGGTGGTGATGTCTTGGCATGTGATTCAATCCAGGGCGGAGGAAAACGGCATCGAGCTGCGTACACCGCGCGAGAATCCGCGCAACCCAAAAAACGTTCCAGACGCGCTGGAAGCAGAGGCCTTGCAATACTTCACCCGTCATCCCGAAGCGACCGAATACCAGGTGCTCGACGAGCGAACCGAAGCTCTGCGATATTTTAGGCCGGTGCGTTTACAGCAACAATGTCTGATTTGTCACGGGGATCCGAGGAACTCGCAAAATCTGTGGGGCCGAAACGACGGGCGGGACATCCTCGGCTATCCCATGGACGGCAAAAAAGCCGGCGATTTGCATGGGGCTTTCGAGGTGATCTCTTCCATGGAAGAGACCGATAGTATCATCGCCGCCAATGTATTCAAGGGGGCGGGCTTGATCTTTATGGTCGTCTTGATCGTTGCCGGCGGTTTGTTTTTCGCCACCAAACGGATGGTGGTCGACCCCTTGACCGTTTTGGGCTTGAGGTTGCAGGACTTCGCCCAAGGCGAGGGAGATTTGACCGCCCGCTTGGAAGTCAAAGGCAAGAACGAATTCGCCTGGGTGGCGCATAGCTTCAATCAGTTCGTCAAGAAGCTGCGCAAGATGATGCTGACCCTGAAGGACAGCAGTCAGTATCTCGCCCAGGAAACCGAAAATTTGAATCGCTTGGCCACGGTCACCGAGGAAGGGGCGGCCAGTCAACGGAACGAACTCAGTCATGTGGCCGCCACCATGCAGCAGATGGCGGTGGCGGTGCAGGAAATCGCCAGCAGTACGACCAAGGCGGCGGATGCGTCCCAATCCACCGATACGGAGGCCAAGTCGGGGCAGGAGGTGGTGCAGACGGCGATCGGCAAGATCGACCGGCTGACCTCGGAAGTGGACAAGGCGGCGCAAGTGCTCAAGGAATTGGAAGGCGATAGCGACAGCATCGGCGAAGTGCTGAAGATTATCGGCGACATTGCCGATCAGACCAATCTTTTGGCCTTGAACGCCGCCATCGAAGCGGCCCGGGCCGGAGAGCAAGGACGCGGATTCGCGGTGGTGGCCGAGGAGGTCCGTACCCTGGCTTCCCGGACTCAGGAGTCCACCGCCGAGATCCAGCAGACCATCGAGCGTCTGCGCAACCGATCGCGCCAGGCGGTGGAGGTGATCACCGAAAGCAAGGAGCAGGCGCATGCGAGCAGGGAAGAGGCCCACAGCGTCAACACGGTGCTCGAAAATATCACCGGCATGATCGACGAAGTCAAGCAAATGAACGCGCAAATCGCCAGCGCGGTGGAAGAGCAGAGCATGGTCGGCGAGGAGGTCAACCAAAACGTCGCCCGGGTCAACGAAGGCGTGGAGTCGGCCTATGCCAAGATGGAAGAGACCCGTCAGGCCGTCACCTTGCTCCAGGAACAGGCCGGCAAGCTTGCCGAGATTGTCGGGCAGTTCAAGACCTAG
- a CDS encoding DUF3862 domain-containing protein, whose amino-acid sequence MTGVRTLSLIALTLLLAACSKVTPENYQNLELGMDYQEVVKLLGEPDECEAVLNAESCTWGKPKKNIKVRFISDKVVLFSSEGL is encoded by the coding sequence ATGACCGGAGTACGCACGCTTTCATTGATCGCCTTGACCCTGCTGCTGGCCGCCTGCAGCAAGGTCACCCCGGAAAACTATCAGAACCTGGAGTTGGGCATGGATTATCAGGAAGTGGTCAAACTTCTGGGCGAACCGGACGAATGCGAAGCGGTGCTCAACGCCGAAAGCTGCACCTGGGGCAAGCCGAAAAAAAACATCAAGGTCCGCTTCATCAGCGACAAAGTGGTACTGTTCTCGAGCGAAGGCTTGTAA
- a CDS encoding translocation/assembly module TamB domain-containing protein, which produces MKRWLYFSAIAILMIPLTAAGLLGLAATQTGTRWIAHTAVHIVPGELTIGKTRGTLLRHLELDQVRYRLPPYAIDLDRLSLTWHPKDLFSKRLTIEKIVATSLRYRGETEAEPETAEPSPLTLPTIRLPVAVAIRHAELNDAVIVQGKMHQTIEQIRLAAELTEDRLVLQTLEARAQPWTLIASGKGRLQGDYPLTLNVDWRGKIEENVLNGKGTVTGNLRELVIDHRLTAPFQVVTRGKANVVDPELPFAIHGDWKNLAWPPDAPNYQSPQGDYRADGTLSDYRIALNALVTGNTIPELKLRLQGRGNTESLALKSLEVLPPEGQLTATGQVSWSPALAWELSLEGRDLNPQSFVPEWPGDLELQASSSGKLESYQLQLDARYAGKTIPSLQLRLNGQGNAESLALKSLELRPPQGRLNATGEIGWSPALSWDLTLEGQDLNPQPFAPDWPGHLELAASSNGKWNKKRLFTLQIDHLRGSLRQQPVDAAGAVEFRNGKWRFDQFNVKSGANQLRITGSYQETLDLNFAFDGPRLHELWPDLGGSLTAQGQVTGKPDLPNIRAEARGRDLIWQEYRLKSLQMSLRFDPDDPASRGDFRLRRLQLPDQRIERLDLAARGGFDQHRWNLELETPQGKLATALSGSYRDGIWQARIDDGIRLTSSEGRRIELLPPKASTAGDGIFEADWRLNFNARPIGLDSRLQLEIPDLAKLAPWLPQVAEPEGQISANLHMDGPISNLKPQGRLRLTGAAATIPPAGIRLTAIETTIRGDEKRLNLKGSLQSGEGRADFSGWAQLPGKLHFMLRGQNLQVARRTQAKVSASPDLVFDLSDQTARLEGTVTIPDADIQLKELPRGSVTVSEDEVIVGADSQTAPPPFQLTSRVEVILGKSVRLEGFGLKTGLAGSMEVRSRNAQTSAYGAIDLEEGTYKAYGQNLTIEKGRLIFNGPVDQPYLDLKAVRTIPDEDVTAILEVRGPAQNPILKVRSQPPLPETEALAYLLTGRSFKSSGQSEQAMIAKAALSMGVDLAIPWIKQLGLDEVEMRSGTTLEETSLALGKYLTPDLYVGYAFSLFNGIGKALLRYRINRFFTVEAGAGTSQSIDLFYTLESD; this is translated from the coding sequence ATGAAACGGTGGCTTTACTTTAGTGCGATCGCGATTCTCATGATCCCGTTGACCGCCGCCGGTCTCTTGGGACTGGCGGCGACCCAAACCGGTACCCGCTGGATCGCCCACACCGCCGTCCATATCGTTCCCGGAGAACTGACCATCGGCAAGACGCGCGGAACCCTCTTGCGCCACCTCGAATTGGATCAGGTCCGATATCGGCTCCCCCCCTATGCAATCGATTTAGACCGTCTAAGTCTGACCTGGCACCCCAAGGATTTGTTTTCCAAGCGCTTGACGATCGAGAAAATCGTCGCCACCAGCTTGCGTTACCGGGGTGAGACGGAGGCGGAGCCGGAGACCGCGGAACCCTCCCCCCTCACCCTGCCCACCATTCGCTTGCCCGTCGCCGTTGCGATCCGCCACGCCGAATTGAACGACGCGGTCATCGTCCAAGGAAAGATGCATCAGACGATCGAGCAGATAAGGCTGGCCGCCGAGTTGACGGAAGACCGGCTCGTCCTACAGACCCTCGAGGCTCGAGCTCAACCCTGGACACTCATTGCCAGCGGAAAAGGGCGGCTTCAGGGGGACTACCCCTTGACCCTGAATGTCGACTGGCGCGGCAAGATCGAAGAAAACGTCTTAAACGGAAAGGGAACGGTGACCGGCAACCTGCGCGAGCTCGTCATCGATCATCGACTCACGGCGCCTTTCCAGGTCGTAACCCGCGGCAAGGCGAACGTGGTGGATCCGGAGCTTCCGTTTGCTATTCACGGCGACTGGAAGAATCTCGCTTGGCCGCCCGATGCCCCAAACTACCAAAGTCCGCAAGGTGACTATCGCGCGGACGGAACGCTCAGCGATTACCGGATCGCACTGAACGCCCTCGTGACCGGCAACACCATACCCGAACTCAAGCTCCGCCTCCAAGGCCGCGGAAACACCGAATCCTTGGCGCTGAAATCGCTCGAGGTGCTTCCCCCCGAAGGCCAACTGACCGCCACCGGTCAAGTGAGCTGGTCGCCGGCCTTGGCTTGGGAGCTTTCCCTGGAAGGGCGCGATCTAAATCCCCAATCTTTCGTTCCTGAGTGGCCCGGGGATTTAGAGCTGCAGGCCTCGAGCAGCGGAAAGTTGGAGTCCTATCAACTTCAGCTCGATGCCCGATATGCAGGCAAAACCATTCCCTCGCTCCAGCTCCGCCTCAACGGCCAGGGCAATGCCGAATCCCTGGCGCTGAAGTCGCTCGAGCTGCGCCCCCCTCAAGGCCGGTTGAACGCCACCGGCGAAATCGGCTGGTCGCCGGCGCTGAGCTGGGATCTTACCCTGGAAGGGCAAGATCTGAATCCGCAACCCTTCGCGCCCGATTGGCCCGGCCATCTGGAATTGGCGGCATCGAGCAACGGCAAGTGGAATAAAAAACGGCTTTTCACGCTTCAAATCGACCACCTTCGCGGCAGTTTGCGTCAGCAACCGGTGGACGCCGCCGGCGCCGTCGAATTCCGAAACGGCAAATGGCGCTTCGATCAGTTCAATGTCAAAAGCGGCGCCAACCAACTCCGGATCACGGGCAGTTACCAAGAAACGCTCGACCTGAACTTCGCCTTCGACGGCCCCCGCCTGCATGAGCTTTGGCCGGATCTCGGCGGGTCTCTGACAGCTCAGGGACAAGTGACGGGAAAACCCGACCTTCCCAACATCCGAGCCGAGGCCCGGGGCCGGGATTTGATCTGGCAGGAATATCGCCTGAAATCGCTCCAAATGTCTCTCCGTTTCGACCCCGACGATCCCGCCTCTCGAGGCGATTTCCGCCTGCGCCGATTGCAACTTCCCGATCAACGAATCGAGCGCTTGGATCTGGCCGCCCGAGGCGGATTCGATCAACATCGATGGAATCTCGAGCTGGAAACTCCGCAAGGCAAACTGGCAACGGCTTTATCGGGCAGTTACCGCGACGGCATCTGGCAGGCGCGTATCGACGACGGCATCAGACTAACCAGCTCCGAAGGCAGGCGGATCGAATTGCTCCCCCCGAAAGCTTCGACTGCCGGCGACGGTATTTTCGAGGCCGACTGGCGGTTGAATTTCAACGCCCGTCCGATCGGTCTCGACAGCCGGCTTCAATTGGAAATCCCCGATCTCGCCAAGCTGGCGCCGTGGCTGCCCCAAGTGGCGGAGCCCGAAGGGCAAATCTCAGCCAATCTGCATATGGACGGCCCGATCAGCAATCTAAAGCCGCAAGGCCGACTGCGATTGACCGGCGCCGCCGCGACCATTCCGCCGGCCGGCATTCGCCTCACCGCCATCGAAACCACCATTCGCGGCGACGAGAAGCGCTTGAACCTGAAAGGAAGCCTTCAATCCGGCGAAGGCCGCGCGGATTTTTCCGGCTGGGCCCAATTGCCGGGAAAACTTCACTTCATGCTGCGCGGTCAGAATCTACAAGTGGCGAGACGCACCCAGGCCAAGGTCAGCGCCTCGCCGGATCTGGTATTCGACTTGTCCGATCAAACCGCACGCCTGGAAGGGACAGTCACCATTCCCGACGCGGATATTCAGCTCAAGGAATTGCCCCGGGGAAGCGTGACGGTGTCCGAAGACGAAGTCATCGTGGGAGCCGATAGCCAAACCGCGCCCCCGCCTTTCCAGCTTACCAGCCGGGTGGAAGTCATTTTGGGAAAATCCGTACGCCTTGAAGGGTTCGGCTTGAAAACGGGCTTGGCAGGCAGTATGGAAGTCCGCAGCCGCAATGCCCAAACCAGCGCCTACGGAGCGATCGATCTGGAGGAAGGCACCTACAAGGCCTACGGACAGAACCTGACCATCGAAAAAGGCCGGTTGATCTTCAACGGCCCGGTGGACCAGCCTTATCTCGACCTCAAAGCGGTTCGAACCATCCCCGACGAGGACGTCACCGCCATCCTGGAGGTGCGCGGCCCGGCTCAAAACCCTATCCTCAAGGTCAGAAGCCAGCCGCCCTTGCCGGAAACCGAAGCCCTGGCCTATCTGTTGACCGGCCGTTCCTTCAAGAGCAGCGGCCAGAGCGAACAAGCCATGATCGCCAAGGCCGCCTTGTCCATGGGAGTCGACCTGGCCATTCCCTGGATCAAGCAATTGGGTTTGGACGAAGTGGAGATGAGAAGCGGCACCACCCTCGAAGAAACCTCCCTCGCCCTGGGAAAGTACCTGACGCCCGACCTCTATGTGGGGTATGCTTTCAGCTTGTTCAACGGGATCGGAAAGGCGCTGCTGCGCTACCGGATCAATCGCTTCTTCACCGTCGAAGCGGGCGCCGGAACCAGTCAAAGCATCGATCTTTTCTACACCCTTGAATCCGACTGA
- a CDS encoding LysR family transcriptional regulator: MYIEIKHLRTLKMLQQTGSLVAAARRLHLTQSALSHQLKALEDWVGTALVIRKSRPLTFTPAGQRLLILADQVLPAMQAAERDLARLSGGQAGRLFIVIECHSCFEWLLPTMDVYRESWPDVEMDLTLGFSFEPLPALVRGDVDLVITSDPQPIAGIAYIPLFAFQAMLAMAKNHPLAAKRWIEPRDLSEQTLITYPVEKERLDVFSKFLDPAGGQPAGQRTCELTAMMLQLVASRRGVCVLPNWALAEYLARDYVAARPLGPEPIWGTLYAALREKEGDLAYLKEFLETARQVSFQSLKGIRVADSKTPEE, translated from the coding sequence ATGTATATCGAAATCAAACATTTACGCACTTTAAAAATGCTTCAACAGACCGGCAGCCTGGTGGCCGCCGCCCGGCGCCTGCATCTCACTCAATCGGCCTTGTCGCACCAGCTCAAGGCGCTGGAGGATTGGGTGGGGACGGCGCTGGTCATCCGCAAAAGCCGTCCCCTCACGTTCACGCCTGCCGGTCAGCGCCTATTGATCTTGGCGGATCAGGTGTTGCCGGCGATGCAGGCGGCCGAACGGGATTTGGCCCGTCTCAGCGGCGGTCAGGCGGGAAGGCTGTTCATCGTCATCGAGTGTCACAGCTGTTTCGAATGGCTCTTGCCCACCATGGACGTCTATCGGGAAAGCTGGCCGGACGTGGAAATGGACCTTACTTTGGGGTTCAGCTTCGAACCATTGCCGGCATTGGTTAGAGGGGACGTGGATTTGGTCATCACCTCCGATCCCCAGCCCATCGCCGGCATCGCATACATACCCTTATTCGCTTTTCAGGCGATGCTGGCGATGGCCAAAAACCATCCTTTGGCGGCCAAGCGTTGGATCGAACCTCGGGATCTGAGCGAGCAAACCTTGATTACCTATCCGGTGGAAAAGGAGCGCCTGGATGTCTTCTCCAAGTTCCTGGACCCCGCCGGTGGGCAGCCGGCCGGTCAGCGAACCTGCGAGTTGACCGCGATGATGTTGCAACTGGTGGCCAGTCGCCGCGGAGTGTGCGTGTTGCCCAATTGGGCCTTGGCCGAATACCTGGCCCGAGATTATGTAGCGGCAAGGCCGCTGGGGCCGGAGCCGATTTGGGGGACGCTCTATGCGGCCTTAAGGGAAAAAGAAGGGGATCTGGCCTATTTGAAGGAATTTTTGGAAACCGCGCGCCAAGTGTCGTTTCAGAGTCTGAAAGGGATTCGGGTGGCGGATTCCAAGACCCCTGAGGAATAA